The Nostoc sp. 'Lobaria pulmonaria (5183) cyanobiont' DNA window TTGATAGCAATTCCCCGTCGCAACAAAATCAAATTGCTGCCATCTTTGCATCAGGATTATTTAGTTCACCCGATGCTTGGGTAATCCAGGAAAACAACTGCCTAATTTTGGGAAGAGAACCTTTCGGAAAGATGCCTTTGTATTGGACTGTGCAAGGACAAATAATCTGGTTTGCATCCCAACTGCAATTACTTTTACCGATTTTGCAACAGTCAGAAGTTAGCATTCCTGGGTTATATGGTTATAGCTGTTTTTCTTACGTTCCCACGCCCTTAACTCCTATTAATGGCGTGTTTGCAGTTCCAGGGGGAACTGAATTAGTTTGGCAGAGCGATCGCCAATCAGGTAAGCTGCAAACACCTAAATCTAGAAACATCCACTCGTGGCGGGAAGCGCCAGAACAGTTAACAGATGAAGCTACAGCAATTACCGAATTGCAAACTCTCCTGAAAGACTCGATTGAGCGACAGATTGCCGATTTAAAAGATGAGCCTGTCGGGGTGTTTCTCTCTGGCGGACTCGATTCTTCAGTGGTGGCGGCGCTGCTGGTACAAGCAGGGGTGAAAGTCCGCGCCTACACTTTAGATTTTGGTAACGCAGGGATTCCAGAATATCCATACTCTGAACAAGTCGCCCAGTTTCTCAAAATTCCGCTTGTTAAAGTTGCAGTAACCCCAACTTCGATCGAGAATTCCTTAATTCCGACTGTGCAAGCATTGGATTTGCCTTTTGGAGATGGCGTGTGTGTGCCGTTGTATCTCCTATCTGAAAGAGCGAGTCAGGAAACTCAGGTAATTTTTAACGGTGAAGGTGGAGATCAATTGTTTGCCGGTTGGACGAACAAACCTTTAATTGCCGCAGGTGTTTATCAAGCAGAAAATCCCGCCGGACAGGAAACTTTTATCCAGCAATATCTCCGCACCTTTCATCGTCTTGGGGGATACGAATCTCAAGTTTATCAGCCAGAGGTTTATGCACAGATCCAAAATTTGCATCCTGAAGATTGGTTGTTAACAGCTCTAGCTCAAGATGAGTGTCCATCTTTGCTGCATCGCCTCCGCCGTGCTAATTTGATGCTCAAAGGAGCGCAGAATATCCATCCCCGTGCGACTGCATTGGGGTTTGCTCATGGGTTGTGGGTGCGATCGCCTTTTTGTGATTTACCTCTAGCTGAGTGGACATTCCGCCTATCTGGAGAACTCTGTTTGCAGGGTGCTTGTGAAAAATATATCCTCAAACGGGCTGTAGAAAATTGGCTTCCACCCGAAATTGTCTGGCGACAAAAACGTGGTATGGGGGTTCCTTTAACTTCTTGGTGTTTAAATGATTTTTGGCATCAACTCGGCATTTGGCTCAATCCAGAAATACTTCGCGCCAACAATCACTTTTATCCTCACATTGCAGCCCAAATCGTTGAAGGCAAACTAGGAGCAGCTATTCAAGGCCGTCGAATTGGTGAAACACTCTGGTTACTAATTATGTGGCAACTTTGGCGATCGCACGTTTTAAATGAAAAACTAAGTAAACAGTCTTGGGATCATCCCTTTTGGTTACATCGTTGGCTATGGAGAAATTACAAAATAATTCGTAATGACGCTCGATGACTCGCTAACGTAATTCGTAATTCGTAATTTACTGTATCGGTATTTTTGGTAAATGGTATCAAATAATTTAACTCAAAATCGCCTTAATCCCCCATTCTCCAGGGAACTTGCTCAGGAGTTACTGAATAACTACGGTTCTCCGCTTTATGTTTATAATGGCGATCGCTTGGGCGAAACTATTGAGCGGATTACCAAAGCAGTCAGTTATCCCCGCACGCAATTTCGCTTTGCTAGTGTTACTAATGGCAACATTGCGCTGTTAAAAATTTTTCGCTCCTTTGGGTGGGGACTTCACGCCAATACGCCAGGAGATATTTATTTAGGATTGCAAGCTGGTTTCGATCCTAGTGAGATTGTTTATAGTGGCAGTAATTTGAATTGCGCTGAGATGCTACAAGTCATAAATTGGGGAGTTACAACACTCAATCTTGATAGCCTCGCTCAGTTGCAGTTGTGCTGCGAAGTTTTGCCCAAACACAAAGAAAAATCTATTCGGCTGGGTTTACGCCTCAATTTACCAGAAATTACCGGAGATAGCCGCATTGGTGTACGTCCAGAGGAATTTGCTGATGCGATCGCTTTAACTGCTGAGGTGGGATTAAAGCTGAGTGGTTTACACTTCTATCGAGGTACTGGAACTAATGCCACAGCCGCTTTTACCCAAGTAATTGATACGGTAATCGCCACAGCACAAAAGTTACTTGATTGGGAATATTTAGATTTTGGTGGTGGCTTTGGCTATCCTTATCACCACAACAAAACAGCCTTTGACTGGGAAATATTTGGGGCTGAGTTAACCGAGAGAATTACTCGTTTAGGACGGGAAATTGATTTGGTGATTGAACCAGGACGAAGTGCGATCGCTGGATGTGCAACTTTGCTTGCTCAAGTTGTTTCGGTGAAATGGCAAGGAGAAAAACAGATTGTTGGAGTTGATACCACCGTTGCCAATCTTTCAGTACCCTCAGTACACGGCGGCTACCGAGAAATCATCACTTGGAAGCAAGCAGATAATCCATTTACAACCGATATTTGTGGGAACACCACCTATTCACGAGATTATCTGGGGAAAAATTGCCAACTCCCAATTTTAGAAATTGGCGATATCGTTGCCATTCTAGATGTCGGTGCTTATGGTTATGCAATGTCGTCTCACTTTTTACATCGCCCCAAACCTGCGGAAATCTTGCTAGAAAATGGCACGCATCGCTTGATTCGTCGGCGGGAAGATTACAGTGTTTTATTAACAAATCAGGTGTTAGATAACTAACATCAATTAACCATTATGAAGTGTATTAACTGCGGAACTGACAATAAACTAAAAGATCGGACAGCTAATCAAGGTCGGTGTCTAAAATGCAATCATACTTTTGCCTTTGAACCGACTAGTATGAGTAATGTTCAGATTACCGATCCTTTTTTTGCAAAAGCGATCGCTGACATTTCTGTAAACAATACCTTATTTTTTACACCCAAGCAACTACTTTATTTTTTAGATAATCGTCTAAAACAAAGCTCAAAGTCAATTTCACGATTTGGCTGGTTACTTCCTTTTTTATTTATTAATTTTGTTACATCATTAACGATTTTTATACCGCTAATAGTAAATCTTGCGTTTATTAATTTCTTTTATGCAAGTAGCAAATCAACTAAACTCAATCTTGTAAGTCGCAAACAGAATGCGAGGAATTTACAAATCATAGGAGTAATTATCCTTTC harbors:
- a CDS encoding diaminopimelate decarboxylase family protein; amino-acid sequence: MVSNNLTQNRLNPPFSRELAQELLNNYGSPLYVYNGDRLGETIERITKAVSYPRTQFRFASVTNGNIALLKIFRSFGWGLHANTPGDIYLGLQAGFDPSEIVYSGSNLNCAEMLQVINWGVTTLNLDSLAQLQLCCEVLPKHKEKSIRLGLRLNLPEITGDSRIGVRPEEFADAIALTAEVGLKLSGLHFYRGTGTNATAAFTQVIDTVIATAQKLLDWEYLDFGGGFGYPYHHNKTAFDWEIFGAELTERITRLGREIDLVIEPGRSAIAGCATLLAQVVSVKWQGEKQIVGVDTTVANLSVPSVHGGYREIITWKQADNPFTTDICGNTTYSRDYLGKNCQLPILEIGDIVAILDVGAYGYAMSSHFLHRPKPAEILLENGTHRLIRRREDYSVLLTNQVLDN
- a CDS encoding asparagine synthetase B family protein, with the protein product MGIPHHFLGYWGYGVQQDLEALLTSVVDKRGKALKFFAPENFPLPIWNVVHIGLDSNSPSQQNQIAAIFASGLFSSPDAWVIQENNCLILGREPFGKMPLYWTVQGQIIWFASQLQLLLPILQQSEVSIPGLYGYSCFSYVPTPLTPINGVFAVPGGTELVWQSDRQSGKLQTPKSRNIHSWREAPEQLTDEATAITELQTLLKDSIERQIADLKDEPVGVFLSGGLDSSVVAALLVQAGVKVRAYTLDFGNAGIPEYPYSEQVAQFLKIPLVKVAVTPTSIENSLIPTVQALDLPFGDGVCVPLYLLSERASQETQVIFNGEGGDQLFAGWTNKPLIAAGVYQAENPAGQETFIQQYLRTFHRLGGYESQVYQPEVYAQIQNLHPEDWLLTALAQDECPSLLHRLRRANLMLKGAQNIHPRATALGFAHGLWVRSPFCDLPLAEWTFRLSGELCLQGACEKYILKRAVENWLPPEIVWRQKRGMGVPLTSWCLNDFWHQLGIWLNPEILRANNHFYPHIAAQIVEGKLGAAIQGRRIGETLWLLIMWQLWRSHVLNEKLSKQSWDHPFWLHRWLWRNYKIIRNDAR